One window of the Trachemys scripta elegans isolate TJP31775 chromosome 13, CAS_Tse_1.0, whole genome shotgun sequence genome contains the following:
- the LOC117886765 gene encoding fibulin-7-like yields MAVPVHPPPALVLPHVPDTGLTGRCAMSNWVTLSNSSFSHQPRCADTRLGSRRCACDTGFQLRAGGVCQDVDECQLSQASWQTRLCAHDCVNLPGSYRCVCPQGYLRPADQNLCTDVDECADNQHNCSRGELCVNVFGGYRCVRPECPKPRLNTSYVKTSV; encoded by the exons aTGGCTGTCCCAGTCCATCCGCCCCCGGCTCTGGTGCTGCCCCATGTTCCGGACACGGGGCTCACGGGGCGCTGTGCCATGAGCA acTGGGTGACGCTGAGCAACTCGTCCttcagccaccagccccgctgcGCAGACACCCGCCTGGGCTCGCGCCGCTGCGCCTGTGACACCGGCTTCCAGCTGCGGGCCGGCGGCGTGTGCCAAG ATGTTGACGAGTGCCAGCTCTCCCAGGCCAGCTGGCAGACCCGCCTCTGCGCACACGACTGTGTGAACCTGCCCGGCTCCTACCGCTGTGTCTGCCCGCAGGGTTACCTGCGCCCTGCAGACCAGAACCTGTGCACCG ATGTAGACGAATGCGCCGACAATCAGCACAACTGTAGCCGTGGCGAGCTCTGTGTCAACGTCTTCGGAGGCTACCGGTGTGTGCGCCCCGAGTGCCCCAAGCCCAGGCTCAACACCAGCTACGTCAAGACCTCCGTCTAG